The following are from one region of the Nicotiana tomentosiformis chromosome 7, ASM39032v3, whole genome shotgun sequence genome:
- the LOC104093372 gene encoding uncharacterized protein, with protein MAIRAFLLFLILLVSSYTTFALYEDQVGLMDWHQQYIGKVKKAVFQTHKAGRKRVVVSTEENVIAALDLRHGEIFWRQVLGVNDVIDEIDIALGKYVVTLSSGGSILRAWNLPDGQMVWESFLLGSNPSRSLLLTPANFGADKDNVILVYGSGYLHAVSSIDGDILWKKDLAQKGIDVHHLVHLEESGMLYALGVGDRSQFEAYVINVGNGELLKHSSMEFPGGFSGDLSLSTSDKAVALDSSGSILVTISFVGGEIKFQEVHISDLLQGFSGVAVLLPSKLAGMVAVKINRSLLFVKVKDEGTLEVVDRVPHVEAVSDSLSFAEGQTAFGLIQQDGGKIRLTVKSSDDWKTHFLKESIEVDQPRGLVHKVFINNYIRTDRTYGFRALIVMEDHSLLLLQQGAVVWYREDGLASIIDVTTSELPVEKAGVSVAKVEHNLFEWLKGHLLKLKATLMLATPDDVAVVQRMRLQSAEKSKMTRDHNGFRKLLIVLTRAGKLFALHTGDGRIVWSRLLNAFRNSGTCESPRGLKLHQWQVPHHHALDENPSVLVVGTCRHNSDASGILSFVDAYRGEELNYLAPVHSITQVIPLPFTDSIEQRLHLIIDAEGYGHLYPRTLEAVGIFQKELGNIYWYSVGVNNNLLKGHVVKKNCKPEIADDYCFESIDLWSVIFPSDSEKVIATSTRKLSEVVHTQAKVVAEDVLYKYISKNVLFLATVTPKAIGDIGSVIPEDSWLFVYLVDTITGRVLHRMSHHGCQGPVHAVFSENWVVYHYFNLRAHRYEMSVVEIYDQSRADNKDVLKLVLGKHNLSAPVSSYSRPEVMTKSQSYFFTHTVKTIAVTSTAKGITSKQLLIGTIGDQVLALDKRFLDPRRTLNPTQAEKEEGIIPLTDSLPIMPQAYVTHALKVEGLKSIITIPAKLESTTLVFAHGVDLFFTRLAPSKTYDSLTEDFNYALLLLTIVALVIAIFVTWIWSERKELQEKWR; from the exons ATGGCGATTAGGGCTTTTCTTCTGTTTCTCATCTTATTAGTTTCATCTTACACGACTTTTGCTCTTTATGAAGATCAAGTTGGCCTCATGGACTG GCATCAACAGTATATTGGAAAAGTGAAAAAGGCAGTGTTCCAGACACACAAGGCCGGTAGGAAACGTGTTGTGGTATCTACTGAAGAGAATGTAATCGCTGCCCTCGATCTTCGTCACGGCGAGATTT TTTGGAGGCAGGTTTTGGGAGTCAATGATGTCATTGATGAAATCGATATCGCCCTCGgaaaat ATGTTGTCACACTATCATCAGGAGGAAGTATCTTAAGAGCGTGGAACCTTCCTGATGGCCAGATGGTGTGGGAGTCATTCCTTCTTGGATCAAATCCCTCGAGATCATTGTTGTTGACTCCA GCAAATTTTGGAGCTGACAAGGACAATGTGATTCTGGTTTATGGAAGTGGTTACCTGCATGCTGTTTCAAGCATTGACGGTGACATTCTCTGGAAGAAGGATTTGGCACAGAAAGG CATCGACGTTCATCATTTGGTTCATCTCGAAGAAAGTGGCATGTTATATGCATTAGGAGTTGGTGATAGGTCCCAATTTGAAGCATATGTAATCAATGTTGGGAATGGTGAACTGCTGAAGCATAGTAGCATGGAATTTCCTGGTGGATTTTCTGGTGATTTGTCATTATCTACAAGTGACAAAGCAGTGGCGCTTGATTCCTCTGGGTCAATCTTAGTCACTATAAGCTTTGTTGGTGGAGAAATTAAATTTCAGGAGGTCCATATTTCCGATCTTCTTCAGGGTTTTTCAGGAGTAGCAGTATTATTACCTTCCAAACTTGCAGGAATGGTTGCCGTGAAAATCAATAGATCTTTGTTATTTGTGAAAGTGAAAGATGAAGGCACACTGGAGGTAGTTGACAGAGTCCCTCATGTTGAAGCCGTAAGTGATTCTTTGTCTTTCGCTGAAGGCCAAACCGCTTTTGGGCTGATTCAGCAAGATGGTGGTAAAATTCGTCTCACTGTGAAGTCTAGTGATGATTGGAAGACCCATTTTCTCAAGGAAAGTATTGAAGTCGACCAACCGAGGGGACTTGTGCACAAGGTCTTCATCAACAACTATATCCGAACAGATCGAACTTATGGATTTAGGGCTTTGATTGTCATGGAAGACCATTCATTGCTGTTATTACAACAAGGTGCAGTTGTCTGGTATAGAGAAGATGGGCTTGCATCTATTATAGATGTAACAACTTCAGAGTTGCCCGTAGAAAAGGCTGGTGTTTCTGTTGCAAAAGTGGAGCACAACCTCTTTGAATGGCTTAAG GGACATTTGCTGAAGCTAAAAGCGACTTTAATGCTTGCAACCCCTGATGATGTAGCAGTGGTTCAGAGAATGAGGTTACAAAGTGCTGAGAAAAGCAAGATGACCCGAGACCACAATGGATTTAGGAAGCTACTCATTGTACTTACACGAGCAGGGAAACTTTTTGCACTTCACACAGGAGATGGTCGAATTGTTTGGTCTCGACTACTGAATGCTTTCCGTAACTCAGGAACTTGTGAAAGTCCAAGGGGCCTCAAGTTACATCAGTGGCAGGTGCCACATCATCATGCATTAGATGAGAACCCATCAGTCCTTGTGGTTGGTACATGTAGACATAATTCAGATGCATCTGGTATTCTCTCCTTTGTTGATGCATACAGAGGAGAGGAGCTTAATTACTTAGCACCTGTTCATTCCATTACACAAGTTATTCCTCTGCCATTTACCGATTCAATAGAGCAGCGTTTACATCTAATAATAGATGCAGAGGGGTATGGACACCTTTACCCTAGAACTCTTGAAGCAGTTGGTATTTTCCAAAAGGAGTTGGGAAATATATACTGGTATTCAGTTGGCGTAAACAATAATCTCTTAAAGGGGCATGTGGTGAAGAAAAACTGCAAACCGGAGATAGCCGATGACTATTGTTTTGAATCCATTGACCTTTGGTCTGTTATATTCCCCTCAGATTCGGAAAAGGTCATTGCAACTTCAACCAGAAAATTGAGTGAG GTTGTTCATACACAAGCTAAGGTTGTTGCAGAGGATGTGTTGTATAAATATATATCTAAGAATGTGCTATTTCTGGCGACTGTTACACCTAAAGCAATAGGTGACATTGGATCAGTGATCCCTGAAGATTCCTGGCTTTTTGTTTATCTTGTTGACACAATAACTGGCCGAGTGCTGCACCGCATGTCTCATCATGGCTGTCAGGGACCTGTACATGCA GTCTTTAGTGAAAATTGGGTTGTCTATCACTACTTCAACCTACGTGCACACAGATATGAAATGTCTGTTGTTGAGATCTACGATCAATCTCGCGCG GACAACAAAGATGTCCTGAAGCTTGTTCTTGGAAAGCATAATCTTAGTGCACCTGTCTCTTCCTACTCGCGTCCTGAAGTGATGACTAAGTCTCAATCTTATTTTTTTACACATACTGTGAAAACAATAGCAGTTACCTCAACAGCGAAAGGCATTACCTCCAAGCAGTTGCTTATTGGCACAATTGGTGATCAG GTTTTAGCACTTGATAAGCGTTTTCTCGATCCTCGACGAACTTTGAACCCTACTCAAGCTGAAAAAGAGGAAGGGATTATACCTCTTACTGACTCATTGCCAATCATGCCACAG GCTTATGTTACACATGCTCTTAAAGTGGAAGGCCTTAAAAGCATAATAACTATACCGGCAAAGCTAGAGTCAACCACCCTTGTCTTTGCTCATGGAGTGGATCTCTTTTTCACTCGGCTTGCCCCTTCAAAGACGTATGACTCTCTTACCGAGGATTTCAATTATGCTTTGCTTCTCCTTACCATAGTTGCCCTAGTTATAGCAATCTTTGTAACGTGGATTTGGTCGGAGAGGAAAGAGTTACAGGAGAAGTGGAGGTGA
- the LOC104113840 gene encoding aspartic proteinase 36-like, translating to MGCRMKFLNVVLVVAAVMAAAAAVAFGAEKLPAGVLSLERIFPLNGKMELEEVRARDRARHARMLQSFAGGIVNFPVVGSSDPYLVGLYFTKVRLGTPPREYNVQIDTGSDILWVTCSSCDDCPRTSGLGVELNFYDATISSTASPISCADQVCASIVQTASAECSTETNQCGYSFQYGDGSGTTGHYVADLLYFDTVLGTSLIANSSAPIIFGCSTSQSGDLTKTDRAIDGIFGFGQQGLSVISQLSSHRITPKVFSHCLKGEGNGGGILVLGEILDPRIVYSPLVPSQAHYNVYLQSIAVNGQLVPVDPSVFATSGNRGTIVDSGTTLAYIATEAYDPFVNAITAAVSPSVRPIISRGKPCFLVSSSIAEIFPPVSLNFDGGASMALRPSDYLVHMGFVEGAAMWCIGFEKQDQGVTILGDLVLKDKIFVYDLARQRIGWADYDCSSSVNVSITSGKDEFINAGQLSVNRASGSLLFNPRHTRTIFHLLSLVLMIGSPFLT from the exons ATGGGATGCCGCATGAAATTCTTGAATGTGGTTTTGGTGGTGGCGGCGGTGATGGCTGCTGCCGCCGCCGTGGCCTTCGGAGCTGAGAAATTGCCGGCGGGAGTGCTTAGTTTGGAAAGGATTTTTCCTTTGAATGGGAAGATGGAGCTGGAGGAGGTTAGAGCAAGGGACAGAGCTAGGCATGCTCGAATGTTGCAGAGTTTTGCTGGTGGGATTGTTAATTTTCCTGTTGTCGGTTCATCTGACCCTTATCTTGTCGG CCTTTATTTTACAAAAGTAAGACTGGGAACTCCACCAAGAGAATACAATGTGCAGATCGACACTGGCAGTGATATCCTATGGGTCACATGTAGTTCCTGCGATGATTGTCCTCGGACAAGTGGACTTGGG GTTGAGCTCAACTTCTACGATGCTACCATCTCGTCAACTGCTTCTCCCATTTCTTGTGCAGACCAAGTGTGCGCCTCTATAGTTCAAACTGCCTCCGCTGAGTGCTCTACGGAAACCAATCAGTGTGGTTACTCCTTTCAATATGGAGATGGGAGTGGCACAACTGGCCATTACGTAGCCGATTTACTATATTTTGACACAGTCCTGGGAACTTCTTTGATTGCCAACTCTTCAGCACCGATTATTTTTGG GTGCAGCACCTCTCAGTCTGGGGACTTGACCAAGACGGACAGAGCAATTGATGGGATATTTGGGTTTGGTCAACAGGGTCTTTCAGTAATATCTCAACTGTCTTCTCATCGGATTACTCCTAAAGTATTTTCACATTGCTTGAAAGGAGAGGGAAATGGTGGAGGTATACTAGTCcttggtgagattttggatccGAGAATCGTATATAGTCCCCTTGTTCCGTCACA GGCGCATTACAATGTATATCTGCAGAGCATTGCTGTTAATGGACAGTTGGTGCCTGTTGATCCATCAGTGTTTGCGACATCTGGCAATCGAGGAACTATTGTGGATTCTGGTACAACTTTGGCTTATATTGCCACAGAAGCTTATGATCCCTTTGTCAATGCT ATAACTGCTGCTGTTTCACCATCAGTTAGGCCAATCATCTCACGAGGAAAACCGTGCTTTCTAGTGTCCTCGAG CATAGCAGAGATATTTCCCCCAGTTTCTCTAAACTTTGATGGTGGTGCATCGATGGCTTTAAGACCATCAGACTACCTTGTGCATATGGGCTTTGTC GAAGGTGCTGCTATGTGGTGCATCGGCTTTGAAAAACAGGATCAAGGTGTAACAATTTTAGGAG ATCTTGTTCTGAAAGATAAGATCTTTGTGTATGACTTAGCTCGGCAAAGGATTGGATGGGCAGATTATGATT gtTCATCATCTGTGAATGTGTCTATAACCTCTGGCAAGGATGAATTTATCAATGCTGGACAGTTAAGCGTGAACCGTGCATCAGGCAGTTTGCTGTTCAATCCGCGGCACACTAGAACTATATTTCATCTGCTATCGTTGGTTCTGATGATTGGTTCCCCATTTTTAACTTAA